The genomic region ATAAACCCAACTCCAAATAGCTGCAGTCCTCGAGAGCTAatttcctgcaacttttagatgcagcCCTTCTCGAACACCCTTGAATCAAATGAACAGCTCGTTACCAGGCCCCTGCCAAGCTGAATGACACGATGACgagggaattcagccatttgattcaggtgtgttggagaagtgATGCACCTAAAACTTCAATCATCGCTCTCGATGACTGGACTTTCATCACTGATCTTAAACTACCAAGACATGCCTGTTCACCTACAAGGACTgcctgggcaaggagagcaaagATAAGAGAAGCAACAAAAAGGCCAATAGTAACGCTGGAGGAGCTactgagatccacagctcaggtggaaaatCAGTTAAAAGGACAACTATTTGTTGTGCACTCCTCAAAACTGGCTATAATGGAACAGTGGGGAGATCAAACTGTTGAGAGAGACAAGAAATCCAGTTTCCAGTCTGCAACAAGCTTtatggacacagcaaacatgtggaaaaaggtgctctggttagatgagaccaaaattgatcCTTTTTGCTACATGCAAAATACTAAGTGTGGTGGAAACTAggaccctgaacacatcatagACATTGTGAACATgtaggtggcagcatcatgctgtgggggagCATTTCGTTTTAGCAGcaacagggaaactggtcagagttgatgggaagatggatgaagctaaacacagagcaagCCTGGATAGaaaactgttagaggctgccAAAGATCTGAGACTGGAGTGAAGCTTCAACTTCCAACAGGACAGCAACCTTTAACAGGCAGAAagagctgcagtggaatgggTTAGATTAAAGCAAGTTTGAGATTGGTCAAGTCAAAGTCAGGCCTAAAGCCTACCAAGAATCTATAACAAGACTTAATCGATGTGTACAAATCctccaatctgactaagcttcAGTAAATATGAACAGGCAAacattcagtctctagatgtgcataGCTGGTATAGACCTTTACCTACAGCATACAATACATGTATTGACTCAGTAGGATGCACactacactttttagatttttatttgaaataaaaaaaaaaatgaaaaccctGTATCATGTTCCTTCTTCTTGACAAGTATGCCCTACTCTGTTCTTCAGAAAATCTcaaataaatacactgaagttggcAACTGGGGCTACAATGTGCAAAAGATCAatgggcatgaatacttttccaatgCTCTGTATTAAATATTAAGCTTTAAATTCAccttaaagtcttttttttttatgcttacATTCTAAGCTTATCAAAGCAGGTGCAGATATGTCACTAACGAACATAgataaaataactaaatgttGAGCATGCATATTTAAAGAGCAGTGTACAATACCCTGTGGATGAAATTTTCCACTTTGGTCTGCAGACCCCACCATCTGAACTTGACGGTGACCAGTTTATATGCACACATGTAAGGACAATCTGGCTTCAGCTCATTCTGAAGAAAACGAGGAGCAGAAACCACAGAGGATCAATAACAGTGGTCACAAGGTGATAGATGAACAAGGTGTTCATGTCAGGTACCTTCCAGTCAGGACCTAGTGGTCCTCTGCCTGTCTTGGCAGAGTGGAAAAGAGAAGGATCTTCCTCTGGCTTGTAGtccttggagaaaaaaaaacaacaacaaatatgaTCAAATTCTTGCTGCAAGCAAAGACTAATTAAACACAGGCAGAACCCTcagacatttgttttatgaagtcACATTGGCTGAATGTAATGAACAAAGGATATTGTGTCTGTGTCACTGCAGCTTTAAAAGGTTGATCTTTCTGGCAAGAGAATCCTGTCCACAGAGTAAATAAGGCAAGAAAAACATCTAACCCAAATTTAGACAGTTAGTTTGAGGAAGCTAAACcctctgaaatgtaaaaacttCTAAAAGcattgtttaatttttacaCCACTCCAACAGCCTCCAACCCCCTCCGAGGCCATGGTCCTGCTTTAATCCGTCAGCTCTGCTGTAAAACGTAGGTGAATACTTGGAACAGATGGACATTTAAGTTTAGCTGTGGTCAACCCACTGATCCACTTAAGTCATTACTGTATAAGAACCTACGGAAGAAAGGCAGGGACAAGAGGGACTCATCTGCAATGAAAAGTCCTTTATCGAATCCTGTTAGGTTTTAAACAATTATTGACACCGCTGTTCAAGAATGACCAGCCAGCACAAGGTAATAAAACAACCACTTAAATGGATAAACTTATTCGAAATGTTAGTTCTTTTCTCTCCGCTCAATGCAGCCAAACGACATTTATTctcatgttctctaattttagcaaaaaaaacaaacaaactcatAAATTGGTATTTAAAGCAAAGATGGAAGAGAGATCAATAGTGctgaaataaaattgtttaagGGGATGTTGAAATATGTTACCATGCCAACAAGGCTAGCGCCTCGGTTTTTAGCAGATAATTTACTGTGTGTAAGACCAAGTTCTTTTCTCACACAACAAGAAGAGAATTCACATAAGGTAAATTAATAATACTGGACAATGCAGGAagacacatttaaaatatatgacgTTAAACAGCTGAAGCTCAGAAACAAAGCTCTTTCTGTATTCTGGACTGCAGTCACATACAGTTGCCTATGGAATGACTGCAATGTAGTTATATAAATACTTTATCGTCATCGCAATGAATACCTTAAATTATCGGGGTAAAATTTCAAGTTCATATTGGCCACCTGCAGTTTGAACTATTTTCCCCCTGCATCAATGAATGTGGTGGTTATGTTCTAAAATATGACTGAATGTAATTGTGCATCAGGAAAGTTTTAGATAAGTGTGTTTGCAGAGCTCTGACTCCACGCATTAACAGAATAAAACTAGTTTTTTTGTTGCAGCACTacaggcctttattttgtaatttttcaaaTGTAGGGAGACAGGATATAGGgtggagagaaggggaagaaaTACAGCAGGGGTCTCTGGGGTCAGGACTCTAACCTGGGACAACTGggtcgaggactgaagcctccgtATAGAGGTTGTGTGATCTACCGCTATGCCATGAGATGGGCCTGAATTTTTTTAATCCATTTATTGTCACCGCAATATATATCACAAGCATTCCATTAATTCCTCTTTAAAGAATATACGTAGTAAAATTGTAAAGTTGTTATTTAATTGGGCAGCTGCTTTTCTTGCCTTGACTTACTGTAAAGCAGTTAGAAGTAGACTGCTGTCCAGCATCAAACCTGCACAGACTGACAGTTTGCGACGTCCCTTCTGATCTGAATTGTCTGATCAAGCCTTGAATAATGTTTGCCCCAAGTGACCCTAGGTTCCACCAAAAGTAAAGCCCAGACAGTTTCACCAACCAGTAACCCTGCTAGATTGCTTTGTTGTTCATATCTTCTATCCAGGTGCAAACATGAACAGAGTTCTTAAAGGTTTATTATAATTTTAGGAGTTTTCCAGTTATGATTCCTCTCAACAATACAGAACTTTGGTATAAAACCACCCATTTCTCTTTTGAATCCAAAACACCCAATATGAACCCAATAAAGCTCTTCAATTTAAACTAATATTCAAGTAAAATACGCCTCAAATACCTCAAATTAAAACCAATAAACAACTTCCACTTTTTAAGTTCAGCACTTTAAGCAGACCCTGACATATCACGAGCAGTCCAACTCACCCCTTGGGCCACCTCGTCTCTGTTTGCAATATCTATGTGCACCACGTCCACGGTCCTCCACGTCTCCTCATCCAGGTCATGGACCTAGAGCAGAAAGAACAACTACTTCACTAAAGTGCAACCAAGTgtatttagttttcaatccaatcTCTTGTAAGGGTAAAACTAATTCTAGTTCACACACAGTCCTGTAAGGATTGGCTGGATGCAAATGCATCAAGATATCACCTACTTTGCTTTTATATTGTAAACATGTGAATGAGTCTCTAAACAGGGTTTTAAAATGGACCAAGATTCAGGAATAAAACATGAAGACATTAGGAAGTATTCTAGCAAAGTGACATCATGCTGCATTATGGAAATatatgtaaatggtaaatgaactgaatttatatagcacctttccagacatactgaccactcaaagtgctttacacttgAGTCACATTCGCCCAATCGCACTCGCAAATGTGCACGCAttcaacttgaggttaagtgccctGCCCAGGGTCGCATCGACATGTGGCTTCAGTAATCGAACtcacaactttcagatttccactgagccacagtcgcctctgtAACACTGTAACTCAGTGTTTATTATAGTTAAGACATGCACTGCTCAAAGAACAGACAGCTCTACTAGAGTTGTTGTAATCTTCTGACCTGTGGCTTTACAGCCAGAGAACATAATCCTGATTATTTCCTTACAACACCCCAGTTTACCTCACAGCTTACTTACATTTTCTATTGTTCCCATGTCGGGTTTGTGCCACGTCTCAATCTTTATCATAAAGTCGTCCTTCATGTATTCATTCTGAAAAAAGCAGGACAGTAAACAGATTCTGTCAATGAGTAATATATCAAACTTGACTATAAATCAGATGGATTGTTGCTGCAAGATGACCATTAGAGCTGATGTCAGCGTGGCAGGTTAGCAAAACACCATGAATGGAGGGTCGCGAGGGACAAACTTGAAGCCCTCAGTTTAATCCAATTAGCAAATCAGACCTTTGGACTGAAACTGCAATAGAGATGTTGCATCGCTCAGCTCTGATCTATTTTAAACCACAGCAACAGTCGTTAGCTTGTATGTAAGCTGAACGCTTTCCAATGAAAAACACTGGAtacaattcaattaaataacaataaaaactaaatatctgCATTCATAGCGGTTATACATGGATTAtttataactaatggaactaaacattttaaatgtgcatAACCTTAAATATCATATTTAAACAGTTTAGGTAAACAGCGAGCAACAGATGCCATACTGTTtattgtagttatgctgctgctccaacaagAGAAATGGTTTGTATATCTGAAGGTGACTACATGGATACATTTAGTGTACTCTGTATAAATCACCTATGTGCTTGAATTCCTTCATCTTTGGTAAAACAAAGCAGTTAAAGGCTCTGGGGACAAACTGATGGTGAGCTTTAACTGGCttataacattaaatgtgcagtTACATTCCCAAGACGTAATATTGAATAGTGTCTTTTTtaggcctgtcagtttaggtgaaaggtcatgtctttgtaggtttgcgGTTGTGACTATTTCGGttttgaacagagctctgtgagattttcaaagcttggaatattgttttttaaccaaACCATATATGGTAGGATATTATAATTCAAGTGCTATGAATGAAAGTTCAGGATTCAGGATGCCAGTAAAATATCTGACATAAATTGGTGTGACcaggatttaaaaacaaaaactaaactcaCCGTCACAACTGCACAGCAACGAAGGAAAGAGGGAAATAGGTGAGAGACAAAAGTACAATTAGtaaaaaaactgaacataaatacaaacaacCACTGAAGCGATGCTTTCTGCTATCGCCATCTATCATGACACCATAGCCTAGTGAAATCACATAAACGTGGAAAGTAACCACTCAATTGTTGCAGTTCAGGATGAACTTACTAGTGCGACAGTATGGGTAAGCATTCCAGGCCTTCTCATGAAAAACTAATGCTCCCTCTGGTGCAATCATCTTCACATAGCCAGGAACCTTACTGCAatcagagacacaaaaggaAGATTGAGAGCAGGCTGTTCACACAAGTCTTAAATACTTGAGTATTATAGTGGATAATTTGCGATAGCCTCTTGTCTAAGGCTTATGATGCAATCTTTATTTAGAGTGAAACTGAATCATCCTCAGTCTTAAAGAATAATCACTGAACCAAGTATAATTATCACAGATCTGAGCTGTGATTCTGGGGTTAAGGAGGACCTGAATAGCTTGAAACTGAGAAGCAGCAGCATTTCAACCTGAATTTATTTACATGCTAGCATGGTAGCAGAAATAAGCTCCCCTCACTAAACTGTACATTTCTCCCCCCGCTGACTGATTTATGCAGCTGCTCACAGGACTCATTTAGATGTTTGTGAAAGGATTTGCTGCACAGTATGCCATTAGGCTTGTTGCAAGACATGATTTGTTAAGACTTGATGTGATGATGTGTTTCTGGCAGCAAGATGAACAGTTCTTCTCCATGCTGTCCACCAAGAGCAAAGCTGTAAAAAGCAATGGTTgcctgaatattttaaaagaaaactagcAGATATGTTACTGAATCTattctgttttaaaacctctggcCACCAAATGTTAAATCAGGCTGACTGATCATTTAAGGAATGCTATAAATGTAAGTCAACCGTAAGACACAGACGAGTTTAAACATGAAAATCTAAATGGATTGACTACCTTCTCACACATTCCACGTTCTGTAAGTGTTCCCCTAATGAGATTCAAGAACTGTGTTTATGTGTCAAACAGGGTAGCTTGATAATGGAAAATCACACTTATTTTGGTCAACATTAAACATTACTATTATTTATTAGAATTAACAAAGAAGTTTGAAAACCCACTGCATTTATTCaccaaatcaaacaaaaacagtcTAGGCTCTAAAGAAAtctcttattttatttcatatttcagttttatttgcattttatatttCTCTCAATTCCATGAAGACCTTCTTTTCCTGCCTAAAAAGTGTAATCatatatccatccattttctatacccgcttatcCATGCAGGGTCGCGGGTTCTGGTGCATATCTGCAGCGGTCACTGGGTAACAGGCAGTGTTAACCCTGGACAGATccggtccatcacagggcaacagagacacacaggacaaacacccACGTACACCCACTCATACccgagggcaatttagagaggccAAATAAACCAACAGtcttgtttttagactgtgggaggaagctggagtactcGGACAGAACAGTCAGGGTTTGAGGATCTGCCAATAAGCATCATTTGCTCAAAGAATGACCATACCAAATATAGCAAGATGAAGGATCATTTTCAGAATATTGAAACTTAACAGAGCAATTAAATACATTACCATCCAAAGACTTACCTCTTTAGGTGATATATTTTGTGTGTATATTGTCCCTTCTCCCCTTCCTTCTCGTAtggttcatttttcagcacttcAATGCCTTCCCCTCCTCCCGTCTCATTCTTGCTAGCCTCAGCCACAGAGTACAGTTGCCCTACTTGATActgtgaaaaacaacaaaaaacaagtaCATCCAAAAAGAAAGAGCCCACACCCCTATTAGTGCCTTCCTGTGCAACAAACACCAGCAGACTCTCACTAATGCCTGTACTGTGTGATAAAGGCCATTTGGTCTTCCTGCAATCATTTTTTGGCTACGTTCACGCAGCGGGTTTTGAGACTCGATTCTGATTTTTTTGCGtggtgctttacactacaatttATTATGACCGCCTTCAGACTTCAAACTGAACGGCTGATGACCCCAAAGCGACCCGCATGATCAGGAAGAGAATGTAGATGTCACACAGCAGCTCCCTGTTTACTGTTGGATGTCAGCGTctctgtattattattaaattgttGAGCAAGAGGAGCAGAGAACATTATGACCACATTAGAACAAGACAaagaaaggtaagaaaaaaaagaaagcaaaactaTTAACAAAGGGCTTAAGTGGAGCACTGACTGCTAATCCTCTAGAAGTCTGTGTGGATGTGTAGTCGGAACCAGGATAACGATGTTAAAGTCGGATGAAATGCGACATGACCGTTCAGACTGCGGACACTTTGAAAACCATCAGATACATATCcgatttaataatttaattcagtttatttatatagcaacacatgtcatctcaaggcactttacaaattcaatttaatcgactcatacagattccaagtcaagtacattccaattgatcgtAGTTATCAAAGgccatctaaggaaacccagcagattgcatccagtcactgACTTGCCgcatttactcctcctggatgatcagacaggaaaactcccctttaacaggaagaagcctccagcagaaccaggttcagagTGAACGGCCATCTGACataaccgactgggggtttgagaggaAAGAGCAGAGACATATGGTACCACATATGAAAGTGGCAAAattcagattattattattatttttttttaacaaaagaatTTGGAATTGGTCCATTCAAATTGCTACAAAACATACAAATACACTTAAATACACTTTAGACTGGTatcaaaagatttatttaatacaaagaaaatgttaaataagcGATAATATTACTTACCTCTTCAACAGAGACCGGCAACACGACACGGCTGagagggaaaacagaaaagaggtAGGGtaggaaacattaaaaaagcaaatattaaaacacaaacacaacactcAAAAGTCACAAAATAAAGCAGACATAGGTCGATTACCAGTAAAAAAgtatacaaatgtttttaaacattatgGTTTAAAAAACACGAAACCTTTTGTTGGAATGTTCCTATGATTTAagtcttaattttttttcctggCCACAGAACGTGTTCTAGTTGTCTAAAGCTAAAGTAAGGTTGGAAAACTATACATTTGAGGTGCAGATGCAGGCACTGATGCAACATCAACCAATTTTCTTCAGGTGCTCAGCAAGATTTGAAGGTGTTCTTACACATCGCAAGCATACAATGGAATTTGTGAGAACCACGTTGTGGTAAAGGTGTTTTGGTATGCCTCCTACCTAGTGTACACTTGCCAATTTGGCTCAGTAACAACATTCACTGCTACCTCAAAAGATTTATTCAAATTCAACCCACTGTTCTGACTTTGCTCTTTGGCACACAACACAGAAGTGCAAGGAAAAATACCAGGAATGCCACATGGGCTGAAACAACATGACTGGAGTACATTCCTGCCATGATACTACATGAACAACTCTCAAGGTGGATGTAATGATGTTGCCCTAATAATTTGCTATCATCAAAAGTGTAGCACAAGTAAGCATAAAGGCAGAACACTTGGGAACACTTTGGAGCCAATTcacctttttttaaaaggaagcaaaatgttcaaaataaaaaattatctgTTAATAAAACTGCActagttttttggttttctctACAATTTGGTCAGATGTAAGAAAGTGATAAATCCTATGACCTATACTTTTTTAGAGATGGACTGAGAGTTTGAAAGTTGGCTGAAATGAGGTGATTTTTAGCGTGACCGGCCAGTCGGGAAATTacaaaatacaatatttttctttcctgtcAGTGGAGGCACTGGACCCAAGCTCTATCGGGTCATGCAAACAACACCTTTCTCTGCTGAGGAAGTTGTTACTGAGGAAAGAAGACTCCAGGTTAGCCATTTTTGGTACAAGTGAGATGTATAAAATGAGGGCTGAAGAAACAGAGATGTCAGAAGGTATTTAAACCTTTACAGTCAACCAATCATTGAGACTGCTACTGAAAGAGTAAACGAGATGGGCAAAGACTGAACAAAGTACAGCAAAGCTACTTTATTTTATCCTTTTGCACTTTAAGCCTGTGTCATGGAACATTTTGGatctggaaatgttggcagcagtTAGGACATGTCTGAGTTAAGGTTAGAGCCTGCTGTGAAAAGTGAATCCAAACAGAGCTTTATAGATAGTAAAGCTAACACTGCTAATTGCCAATATAAGATGCCAAAGATTCCGTGAATGTCAACTCTGTACTAATTTTGTCATTCACATAATTTGACGTTGCCACtgattataaaacaaataatgactGCTCACAGCAAGAGGGACGGAGATCTTTTaataattcaaaacaaaaactggagcTTTACAGATACCAGAGATTGGAAACTGGCCACAAATCTGATTGTTGCACTTATACTTTTTTTCAGGGGAAAAACAAAGGTGATTATGGTTAGGGTTCATTTTTTTGTGCCGAGGAATCAATCGTTTTTTTTACACCCTTTGAGGATATGAATGAAGTCTGTCACATGCTAGATAAAGGTGGAAGCAGCTCCTAACTGCATTCTTATGAATGCCATGAGTTAGTCATAAACAGCTtgtgtttcagttcatttagtGTTTTGTGGCAcctgtattttttgtttctttttcaacaTGGACAAACAGGAAGTGGGATGGAGAGAGGGGAAAGCCATGCAGCGGAGGCATGGGgttgggactcgaacccggaaCTGCTGCATCGAGGCCTGAAGCCTCTGTATATAGATCAAGTGCTCTACTGCAACACGACGTGCAGcactctgatttaaaaaaaaaagaaagaaataaaatctctTTATTGTCGCTTATTGTCATCGCAATAAATATCACAAGATACAAAATGTCTGCTCTGCTAGCCATTCAATGAATTCTTCTTTAGAAAATGTACGTAGTAAAATCTAAGTAGATCCAATGGATCAGATGTCATTAAATGGTGCAGCTGCTTTTTAATGCTATCACTTATTGAACTGCACTTAGAAGTAGACTGTTGTTTTGCATCAAACCTGCACAGACCGACAGTTTGTGACCTCCTTTATTTTAGCTCTCAAATGTTCGATCAAGCAgtctttacaaaataaacttaaacgTATTGCAGGTTGGACAAGCAAACTGAATACCTAAATGTACACTATAACACTGTCCATTAGGAGTAGAGCTGATACCAAGACCATCTTGAGTTACAGCATAAAGTatgaatttacattttacagtacATATTTTAGATATATGGACCAATTTAATTGCCACTACAGTGGTTTGACTTAGTGGTTCACAGCAACCAGTTACCTTTTACAGTTTTATCTGTGGTCTATAATGTGATGAATAACATATCAAAGCCAGATCGGAATtagaaagcatttttttaataaaaacgaCATGCCAAACCATAACCATCTCATTTCTGAAAACACATCATGCCTCTTATTCACACCTGGGATAGACTATGGACTGGTCTCCTGATAAAAGCAATAGCTGTAGCAGCTGTAGATGTGTATTTTTAATGCAGACAGTTGCTACACACTTGAATTATTCtgttaaataaactaaaatatcaTTGCTATCAGGCAAAAACCTTGTTTCtccattttattctttattttgtgaaaatcaACTCGATTGATCACCCTTCACTGATTTGTCTGTGGATTCTTGATAAATATCCATTGAATCAAACAGTATGTGTTTACATTTAGAGGAAGGAAGATGTGCTGCTACGGAATCATATACCATTAGAGATGTTTGCCCTACGGATTAAGTTTGTACTTCTGGTTACATAATACAGATGAGCATTTGTCTAAGGTGAGGATGCTCCACAGGATTGTT from Girardinichthys multiradiatus isolate DD_20200921_A chromosome 8, DD_fGirMul_XY1, whole genome shotgun sequence harbors:
- the pitpnb gene encoding phosphatidylinositol transfer protein beta isoform; the protein is MVLIKEYRVVLPVSVEEYQVGQLYSVAEASKNETGGGEGIEVLKNEPYEKEGEKGQYTHKIYHLKSKVPGYVKMIAPEGALVFHEKAWNAYPYCRTIVTNEYMKDDFMIKIETWHKPDMGTIENVHDLDEETWRTVDVVHIDIANRDEVAQGDYKPEEDPSLFHSAKTGRGPLGPDWKNELKPDCPYMCAYKLVTVKFRWWGLQTKVENFIHRQEKRIFTNFHRQLFCWIDKWVGLTMEDIRRMEEETQKELEEMRQKGDVRGTTATDE